A region of Streptomyces sp. NBC_01750 DNA encodes the following proteins:
- a CDS encoding DUF4142 domain-containing protein: MRRINGTALIIAALVATVGALAFPVWSYADRSGTGQDNLNAATVSTQWGPLSATDRDFLIKVRLAGLWELPAGQQAIERAPTKAIKDTGDHLVVGHTDLDKRARDVAAKLGVELPNQPNELQQGWLQELSAASGEEYERKFANLLRNAHGKVFALIAQVRHTTRNTLIRQLATDANQTVLDHITMLEATGFVDFDALANEAAGKATASPTGPPPPNGNLPPQPAPASPSGDQSFTSRPSTQPGAPTAINTNRP; this comes from the coding sequence TTGCGGCGTATCAACGGGACAGCACTCATCATCGCGGCCCTGGTCGCCACGGTAGGCGCGCTGGCGTTCCCCGTGTGGTCGTACGCGGACCGTTCCGGCACAGGTCAGGACAATCTCAACGCCGCGACCGTGTCGACCCAGTGGGGACCGCTGTCGGCCACGGACCGGGACTTCCTGATCAAGGTAAGGCTGGCCGGACTCTGGGAGCTGCCCGCAGGACAGCAGGCGATCGAACGCGCGCCGACCAAAGCGATCAAGGACACGGGCGACCATCTCGTAGTCGGCCACACCGACCTCGACAAGCGGGCGCGCGATGTCGCGGCGAAGCTCGGCGTCGAGCTGCCGAACCAGCCGAACGAGCTGCAGCAGGGCTGGCTGCAGGAGCTTTCGGCGGCGAGCGGCGAGGAGTACGAACGGAAGTTCGCGAACCTGCTGCGCAACGCGCACGGCAAGGTCTTCGCACTGATCGCCCAGGTCCGGCACACCACCCGGAACACCCTGATCCGGCAGCTGGCGACCGACGCGAACCAGACGGTCCTGGACCACATCACCATGCTGGAAGCGACCGGATTCGTCGACTTCGACGCCCTCGCCAACGAGGCGGCCGGCAAGGCGACGGCCAGCCCGACAGGTCCGCCGCCGCCGAACGGCAACCTGCCGCCACAGCCCGCGCCCGCGTCGCCCAGCGGGGACCAGTCCTTCACGTCACGTCCGTCCACCCAGCCGGGAGCTCCGACGGCGATCAACACCAACCGTCCGTGA